The genomic DNA aaattaaattataGAAAGACTATTTTACCCTTCATTTTACTAAACTTTAGAAAATTGCATATTTACCCTTTTTTTTACTAGTTTTGTCTTTTTTCACTACTTGTTGGTCACAAATTGCATATTTGGTCACAAGTGTTGCCCCAAAcataaaaacacaaacaaaataaCTTAGCGTACACATAATTAATTGAATTTTCAAACACAAATCATGATAGTTAAAGTTTACAACAAAGGCAAGGAAGATGTGATGAGTGTGGATCCAACAAGACTGTTGTCTGTTCTTGGGCTGCTTCCTGCACTACTATTTGAAAAACAACCAAAACCCTTTGCAGCACTGTCCCAACCATCTGTCATCAGGTTTAGTGCCGACGGTCCGTTGTTTGTATTGTGATTCAAGACTTCACCTAAGGGCCGCCCGATGAGGTTTCCCAAGACACGGGGATCCAGTTCACTGCTTGAGACCTTTCATCGAAAACGTTGGGGGCCGTGGTATTACCCACTCCCAGTCCCATTCTTAGAGGCGACAAGACGGAATGGCCCGGTTGGCCTTCCACAGGCTTTCTTGAACGATGACAACCTCTGTTCATTTGTCGTTTGCAATACTTCTAATCCGCCACTACGTCCCTCGAGCACCGCCACTTCTTCCCATTGGAGTTATTCGAAAACCTCACATGGAAACCACCCCATCCATCTGATTAAAACAAacacaattaattaattaattaattaattcacATTTCCCTTTATTTTTCTCAATCTTGAAACAGAATCTTGAAAATATAACTTACAGGCGGTGTGCCGGAGATTGGCTCCGGGATAACAAAACGCTGCCGTTTCAAGAGCTTTTCTGGCGAGCACCCCTCCACTGTGACGCCGTTATGTGTTTGTAGATCAATGCTTGGTGTTCTAACTCCATCCACTGTGACGCCGTGAAATGCCTTCTAACTCCGGCGAGCACCCCTCCGACACCATACCCTGTAACCAATCCCCAAAAATGTCAAATTAGCAAACAAAAAACAGTAAAATTAGTTCAATTTGAAACCCCACATAATCAATTACAAAATCCATCTCCAAAATCTGAGATTTATTATTCTTATgctcaaaaattgaaaaacgtcGCCGTAGAAGAAACTGAAACGTCTGAACCAGATTTTTCTCAAAACAAGATCCTTTAAGTTTGAGAAGGGTAGTTTTGTCATTTTGATAGAGAAGGGGAAATACACAATTTATGTTTAGGGCGTTGGTACATATGCAATTAAGGGTCAttttaaggggaaatatgcaattatTCCAAATTATAAAccataaaaaaaatatttgatgATATAACAACCCTAATGTAAACCGATACCctcataatttttccgacaccctaaaaatatttaaaatatcccaatatgtccaaaaatacaccccatacgcgaaaacggGCCCCGATTgccttaaatattaataaaaataataaaaaatggaattttaggggcttaggcgggccgcgtaagccaccccttaagcttacgcgggccgcgagagatcaAGAACACGGCAACACCCCAGGCTGACATGTGTCCTCATCGTGGCAGGTCTAGTCGATGATCCGGATGAGCTAGGGTTTTGACCagagttgacgcgggccgcatagGCCCTTGTcttctcttacgcgggccgcgtagaacccGAATTCAGCCCCTATATAAGGAGGCATCAGGCCTTCAGTCTGTTTCGTTCAAAATcgtttctttctctctcaaaattaaatagtgggcattatactcgggtctaataccccccctaaatagtgaggttctgctacgatgtaagtattataacccctggagacgtattagatactctgcctgattgatttagggttccgtaacggctgtcgtggttctgcccgacgtagtcgttggactgccgtctcggggaggtattactaatgttaaaatgggttattatactaacacacgtgcatttgtgtaatttatagattattcccaggaaatccttactgaaaactctaagacagcaatgtgagttgatccactttttgaaaaccttttattaattgtttttacaaaaccttaaatatttttccatgcgaatagcagttattgagtatttgtaagaatacaattatcatgggtatgttggggttttgtatacaaaatttgttaccacctggtcaaggagtaacatttccacaagttgagtctgacagtaccacgggtgataattggtataacttggaaataaatataattgcgagatcgccctcaatactgtacactgggttttacttaaacttgattaaactgggattcactcaccagtattttccactgacaaaatgtttttaaaacacgtttcaggtaacaatatgtgagagccaaatagaagccagctgaacagcactgaaggcttggaaaagtggcaataaagttacctaaaagaaatagatgtttttcttaaataaaaataggatttattcctatgaaatgtgtgtactgaaaacttgggttttacccatgtgtttaatgttatgaaaatgtggtattttactctgataaaatatttcctaactacggtcctaatgaaaaattctgctgccaaattagacaataacaagataccaccgaaactggctcacggccgcccgctcccgggatAGGGGACGAGGCTTGTGACGATAACGGGCCTATATTGGATTTGGTATGTActtacaacttttttttttaaaataacatatatttatcgatttttttttaaatcacgtATCCTTCAAAATCGCGGGTCTTATGCGGAGATCCTCCCCACACACCatcataactggctctgatatccatctattactatatattaataaacgaattgaaataaatagtgattttaatattataataatatatagttttttaatacttttattattttaatattataataatatttattttctttattttttaactttaatcttttttttaatatcaggggttgggataagtttggtgtcaaccggtatcgaaccagtggtatcgaaaataccggtacggtcctgttcggtatcagtacatgaaggtaaaaccggcactaatacagaaaatgtcaaaagttggtgctgaattgatattggaaatcttttggtttgGGAAATTCAGTGcagctacccggtaccatttgctcatccctgatcacggttaccgtacgaacaacggtatcgtacaactttttttgttgattttcttcaacttttaattttttcttttttagtttcaggggtagggatgagctcggtgccaaccgatacagaatcggtactgataccgaaaataccggttacagtaccggtatatgaaggtaaaaaacagTAGTGAACCAGTACCGGGGAActccaaaagtcggtaccgaattggtacttaagatctttcggttcggcaaatttagtaccggtacccagaacaatttgctcatctcttaccacgggtttcatacgaacaacatcgttaccatacaactttttttgttgattttctttcggttatcttttagtgtttttttctacattttctttttattcttgtcagcagttctgttcgcaacacgctcgtagtgaaTTCAAAACAAATGTAAACAcatactaaataacaaaaaaaaaaaatcgccGCAACGCAacgaacttctttaaacctagtttaGGGAATGCTAATACTTTTCCAAGGACTCAAATGAGTACTTAATGGCCTAATTAAAAAAAGGTTAAATAGCTAGATAGTTTTTGAAAgtaagaaaatatataaataatgaaAACTTTTCATATCATTTTATTGAAGATTTAATTGTTACTTATATAGTTTCTAAATCATATTCAACATACTTTAACTTTTTATAACTAGCTAATATTTTTAACATAGTTATCAACTATTCAAGGCCTTACAAAAACAATTAAATTTTTAAAGCGTTTGACTAAAATCAACCTATTTTAACTTGTTACAAACACTACTATAAACTGTGCATTTGCGACGTACAAGAAACCGTCTCAAATGCCCAATGACCTTTAGCGGTGGATTAGGCCATCGCAAATGCCCGATGATTTTATACCTTTACATTTTCGTCTCAAGCTTGCTTTATCAAGCATGTCACATAGATACTCTATCCGAGTTCTCGAATCACGCTCATAACATTAACGAGCCGAGCTCAACGTGTCTATATATTTCATATTGTTTAACCATACAGAAGTGTGTATACCGTAAGTTCCGTATATTTTCACAATATGGTGTCACACCATATTCATGTAACCCTTGTCTAGAATAATATTTACACCACCTAAAAATACTTGTATCATGTGAAAGAAATAACCACAGAAGATGAAGTAACTAATCCTGACAAAAGGCCGACAAAGAAGGCGCTATTGTAGGTCGTGGGTTCGGCTTGCATCGAATTGTTTCGTGAGTCGATGTATGTGTCATTGAGGAATGGTCCACCAACAACCGCCCCGATTGCTAGGTTAGGATTAGGTTTTGTCGAGTTAAGCCACTTGAAACCGTCGTGACAACTTGTATTCGCATCTATTGGAATCGATGCACCACGATGGTGCACATATTGAGGGTAGTTAAGCCCGTAGCCGACTAGGTAGCTCATGTTCATCGGGTTATTTCCCAACACATAATCAGCCTATACACATAAAAAGAGATTTGTTAGTTTATAAAATAACTTCTAGGGTGGATCTAGGAATTATTTTTTAAGGGTGCCGATGAGGAATTCAATcgtattttcaaggggtgcgatccagttttttgcctaaaaaataTACTAAATTTTTGTTTCaaggggtgcacccgcccacccaaCCATCAACCTGGGCATTGCGACCAGAAATAATGGTAGTAAAATTATCGACTATTTAGCGACCAACATACGGTCTAAATGCCTAGTTTTCTAATACTATATCTTTTAATTCCTTTTTACTCATGATACCTGTGAAACAGCTAATTCACGAACATCCATCGGCTCGTATAACTTCCCATTGCAATATAAGTATGGTGTCTTGGATGCGAACATGTAGTCGCTAAAAACCACTGCTAGGAACGCGCTACCAATGGCGTATTGTAACGAATCCCACTCGTTGACCCATATTAGACCACCTGCAAAGAGTTGATCAATTTGATCCCGGTTTGTTAATTGTTTGCCGATTTCATCTTGCATTTGAGGTTGAGAACTTACCGTTAGTTTTCTTGTTCGTTGGTGGTGGCAATAAAACCGTGCACATAAGAGCCTCGGCAGTTCTTCGGTACATTTGAAGGTTCATATTTTCTATGATTGATATCTGAGTGTTCGTGCCGAAGAAATTTACCCTCGATAATAACACCTAAACAGATATCAATTAAGAATTCAAAAGAACTGAAAAAATGTATTGATGAATAATACTTTCTATATTGTGCACTAAAAACCTTTATACATATAAATTGCAATGAAAAGGATAATGATAACGATAATCATTATAAATGCTACATTATAAATCCTGATAGCCCCCTTTAAAAGCTTGGTTtacccaacccccccccccccaccccccccccccaaaaaaaaaaaataaattctgGATCCGACACTAGGAAAATTACCTGTATCCCGGGTAACTTATTGTCCCAAGAGAACCATGTCGGGTTACCCCAATTAGCGAACGCATTTCCGTGCATTACGGTGACATAATCGATGTAATAGCCGTCTCCAGTGGCGTGGTAGAGCCACGACGCGGCCCACAATAGTTCGTCGACAAATCCAGAAGACTTGTAATAATCTTGTATACTTGGGATGCTTTTACTATAAACTCCTGGATAACTATTAGCGAACTCGAACAGTTTTTGTGCATGATCAAGAAGCAATTTGGAATAACCGGAATCCTGGTTCTTGAAAACTAGAGATGCGGCGGCCATTGCGGCCGCAGTCTCACAAGCAACGTCTGAGCCCGGATATGAGGAGTTCACTTGGATTGTTGGTCTTTTTTCCGTAGAAGTTTCAGGTCTTTCCCAGCATTTATGGTCTATATCTGGATCACCCACCTGACAAGAGCACCAAAGAACTGGATTCAGAGTAGGGTGAGAAAAAAACGGTTAACCGAAATGGTTGACAAAACCGAACCGCTTTTTTTTTAACCGAA from Helianthus annuus cultivar XRQ/B chromosome 7, HanXRQr2.0-SUNRISE, whole genome shotgun sequence includes the following:
- the LOC110901805 gene encoding endoglucanase 24 — encoded protein: MESKTKLTSDSSEWHWWLLVAVIAVLVVGAASITIWRDFHELRHKVPRIRRPPGGVMQKYSDALHVSTQFFDVQKSGKLENNRIKWRGDSGLEDGKDDNLDLSKGLYDAGDHMKFGFPMAFTATVLAWSILEYGQHMEAVNELKHAQESLKWITDYLINAHPSDNVLYIQVGDPDIDHKCWERPETSTEKRPTIQVNSSYPGSDVACETAAAMAAASLVFKNQDSGYSKLLLDHAQKLFEFANSYPGVYSKSIPSIQDYYKSSGFVDELLWAASWLYHATGDGYYIDYVTVMHGNAFANWGNPTWFSWDNKLPGIQVLLSRVNFFGTNTQISIIENMNLQMYRRTAEALMCTVLLPPPTNKKTNGGLIWVNEWDSLQYAIGSAFLAVVFSDYMFASKTPYLYCNGKLYEPMDVRELAVSQADYVLGNNPMNMSYLVGYGLNYPQYVHHRGASIPIDANTSCHDGFKWLNSTKPNPNLAIGAVVGGPFLNDTYIDSRNNSMQAEPTTYNSAFFVGLLSGLVTSSSVVISFT